Proteins from a single region of Gossypium arboreum isolate Shixiya-1 chromosome 1, ASM2569848v2, whole genome shotgun sequence:
- the LOC128295142 gene encoding uncharacterized protein LOC128295142 has product MTKCFGEAAVYNIALALNFHLYFSLLFFRYEEGEAKVKTEKDMRFWKLEKLQLENLPTLTTFNPVDYSRGFLLLTSLKMTACKSLATKSKKPVSASLNTAYAETDGALLPEPKKSEVKFRRSVEIVEIPSRNRDITWSAEMKIN; this is encoded by the exons ATGACAAAATGTTTTGGTGAGGCTGCAGTATATAATATAGCTCTAGCCTTAAATTTTCATCTTTACTTCTCCTTGTTATTCTTTAGATACGAAGAAGGTGAAGCCAAAGTGAAAACTGAAAAGGACATGCGGTTTTGGAAATTGGAAAAGTTACAACTTGAAAACCTACCAACCCTCACCACCTTCAACCCTGTGGATTACAGCCGCGGATTCCTTCTTTTGACGTCTTTAAAGATGACAGCCTGTAAGTCCTTAGCTACAAAATCCAAGAAGCCTGTGTCAGCCTCACTTAATACTGCTTATGCCGAAACAGAC GGAGCTTTGCTGCCGGAACCAAAGAAATCTGAGGTTAAATTCAGAAGGTCTGTCGAAATTGTAGAAATACCATCCCGTAATCGAGATATAACTTGGTCAGCTGAGATGAAAATTAATTGA